A part of Denitratisoma oestradiolicum genomic DNA contains:
- a CDS encoding IS1595 family transposase, with protein sequence MKNRVQFQQGQSMAEFMELYGTEAKCETALVEQRWPSGFVCPCCRDTRHSRFERGGKRLWQCHRCRHQVSVTAGTIFENTKLPLTKWFLSMFFMTQSKNNISALSLKRHLGVSYDTAWLLKHKLMAVMGDAEAGRALDVRVEIDDAYLGGARAGKVGRGSENKVPFVAAVETTADGRPLFVRFDPMPFTHERIDAWASKTLAPTTHALSDGLPSFSVLANSVETHEAIVVGSGKQAAQHPKFRWVNTLISNFKTALSGTYHAFRFAKYAKRYFAEYAYRFNRRFDLRTIVVSLISDCARMLPHNESAIRLAETHR encoded by the coding sequence ATGAAAAATCGGGTGCAATTTCAACAAGGGCAGTCGATGGCCGAGTTTATGGAACTGTACGGAACGGAGGCGAAATGCGAGACGGCGCTGGTCGAACAGCGTTGGCCCTCGGGATTCGTCTGTCCGTGCTGCCGGGACACCCGGCACTCCCGTTTTGAGAGAGGTGGAAAAAGGCTGTGGCAATGCCATCGCTGCCGCCACCAAGTGAGCGTCACCGCCGGAACGATCTTCGAGAACACCAAACTGCCCTTGACCAAGTGGTTCCTGTCCATGTTCTTCATGACCCAGTCCAAGAACAACATCTCGGCGCTGTCGTTGAAGCGCCACCTCGGCGTCAGCTACGACACTGCTTGGCTGCTCAAGCACAAGCTGATGGCGGTGATGGGCGATGCCGAGGCCGGTCGGGCGCTGGATGTTCGTGTCGAGATCGACGACGCTTATCTTGGCGGTGCCCGTGCCGGCAAGGTGGGCCGGGGTTCCGAGAATAAGGTACCGTTCGTGGCGGCGGTGGAAACGACCGCCGATGGTCGGCCTCTTTTCGTCCGTTTCGACCCCATGCCTTTCACTCACGAGCGGATCGACGCCTGGGCCAGCAAGACGCTGGCGCCGACCACCCACGCGTTGTCGGATGGCTTGCCGAGTTTCTCGGTATTGGCGAATTCGGTCGAGACACACGAGGCCATCGTGGTCGGCTCCGGCAAGCAGGCGGCCCAGCATCCAAAGTTCCGCTGGGTGAATACCTTGATCTCGAATTTCAAGACCGCTCTGTCGGGAACCTATCATGCCTTCCGCTTCGCCAAATACGCCAAGCGCTATTTCGCCGAGTACGCCTACCGCTTCAACCGCCGATTCGATCTCCGAACCATCGTCGTGAGCCTCATCAGTGATTGCGCCAGGATGCTGCCGCACAATGAAAGCGCGATTAGGTTGGCTGAGACTCATCGGTAA
- a CDS encoding DUF3604 domain-containing protein has product MRWLLLTGSAALLLACSMPPEETTALNPDARAPAPEINKDGLSPEDRRALFGDTHLHTSYSFDAYGFSASRTDPDMAYRFAQGKLIDYLGI; this is encoded by the coding sequence ATGCGTTGGTTATTGCTGACTGGATCCGCGGCCCTCTTGTTGGCCTGTTCTATGCCCCCGGAAGAAACAACGGCGCTGAATCCGGACGCACGCGCGCCAGCCCCAGAGATAAATAAGGACGGGCTTAGCCCAGAGGACCGCCGGGCGTTGTTCGGAGACACACACCTGCACACCTCCTATTCGTTCGACGCCTACGGTTTCAGCGCCTCACGGACGGATCCGGACATGGCCTATCGGTTCGCCCAAGGGAAGCTCATCGATTATCTGGGAATCTGA
- a CDS encoding SDR family NAD(P)-dependent oxidoreductase, translating to MNLKTDMNLQPALGAPSTGIIITGGASGLGRASAHALALVGRPVAIWDINESRALAVAEEIRNQYGVATIGLGLDIGDPTGYPAAIEKSRQALGTLGGLAHAAGIVDTGSLAGVTPENWDRGINILLRPLALLVQALHPDLKANPGSAILAFASINATLGNGINPIYTAAKGGVLSLVRSLADYLGNDGIRVNSISPGVILTPMVQPSFDTLPKGTYEKRIQLGRLGAPEEIGRVVRFLLSDEASYITAAEIVVDGGNISSQRG from the coding sequence ATGAACTTAAAGACAGACATGAACCTGCAACCTGCGCTCGGGGCACCGTCTACCGGCATCATCATCACTGGCGGGGCCTCCGGCTTGGGGCGGGCATCCGCTCATGCCCTGGCCCTAGTCGGCCGGCCGGTGGCGATCTGGGACATCAACGAAAGCCGGGCGCTTGCCGTGGCCGAAGAAATCCGCAATCAGTACGGTGTGGCCACCATCGGCCTGGGACTGGATATCGGCGATCCGACAGGCTACCCCGCCGCCATCGAAAAATCGCGTCAGGCCTTGGGTACTCTCGGTGGTCTTGCGCACGCCGCGGGTATCGTCGACACCGGCTCTCTGGCTGGCGTAACCCCGGAAAATTGGGATAGGGGCATCAACATTCTCCTGCGTCCGCTGGCCTTACTGGTGCAGGCCTTGCATCCGGACCTGAAGGCCAATCCAGGTTCTGCGATCCTCGCCTTCGCCTCCATCAACGCTACCCTGGGCAACGGGATCAATCCGATCTATACCGCCGCAAAAGGAGGTGTGCTGTCTCTGGTGCGCTCCCTGGCGGATTACCTGGGTAACGATGGTATTCGCGTTAATTCGATTTCTCCTGGCGTGATCCTCACGCCAATGGTGCAACCCTCTTTCGATACATTGCCAAAAGGCACTTATGAAAAACGTATCCAGCTCGGCAGACTGGGGGCACCGGAAGAAATCGGTCGTGTGGTGCGCTTTCTCTTGTCCGACGAGGCTAGCTACATCACTGCTGCTGAGATTGTGGTGGACGGAGGGAATATTTCATCACAGCGTGGATGA
- a CDS encoding TonB-dependent receptor, with translation MQRKGQCFSIRPIPFLVSSLMVLGMSGAHAADTQLEEVIVTAQKRAENLQDVPISVQSLDAKMLEKKNIVTLTDLGAAVPGLSLVPFPGSAETIYPSIRGIVGNNVSIATPLPLAVHVNGIYISQMAGLNVAAADLERMEILKGPQGVLSGRNATGGALNLYTAKPVLGEFTFKQQLTFAERGQLLSKTIVNVPLTEELAAKISYLHTDRDNEGIKNSAPGGVKFGEKTADAWRLDVRWKPSNNVTVDYGYDTALTKSYDTFPQCTAPGLVPALTNTVTGGSDPRLAAYVKACSPERQTSLYFPYSIPKNRNKAEGHTLNIEWEVNPSMTFRSITGYRKVDTSNAVDYTAYASGVDVFAGTAPFKVLGSTQLDGKYNPFTIFNESWSQEFQLLGETSPNFKYTTGIYYSLDKGHQNVGPSVFSYYPRFGDFLVAAYGAPAYLAGLDSIALENLGISSTHNTSVALFGQISWRPDILSRKLEVVPGLRYTQDHRKAIGYNVGRGAATAFVVPVSPGVATPAFPGPLFVSPDAFRGAVGDRTFSKSTPSLSLNYHWDESLMTYLKVAKGYTSGGFDSQAGSATVFSTGYDPETLTSTELGMKGEFLNRRLRTNLAVFQSKYVNQQQAVPSYLSDGSPFWVIQNVGGSTYHGVELDMMAAVTDGLRFNANIAWLDHKFTKFKDLTTGLDVHASRKLIVPKIAYSVGMDYRFPEMGLPGTLDANLTVSHRDASSTPIDVTGALPLSGFITPAFTVWSGRLALSRIKVGPGSNGDLTVALWGKNLTDKKYSVFTYPNQTANAVATWGEPRTYGIDLIYNY, from the coding sequence ATGCAACGCAAAGGTCAGTGTTTTTCGATTCGTCCCATCCCCTTCCTTGTGTCCAGCCTGATGGTACTGGGCATGAGCGGCGCCCATGCTGCCGACACCCAGTTAGAGGAAGTCATCGTCACCGCCCAGAAGCGGGCGGAGAATCTTCAGGATGTACCGATTTCGGTTCAGTCCCTGGATGCCAAGATGCTGGAAAAGAAAAATATCGTCACCTTGACGGACCTCGGTGCCGCCGTGCCTGGGTTGTCACTGGTGCCTTTTCCAGGTAGCGCCGAAACGATTTACCCTTCCATACGCGGCATCGTTGGCAATAATGTTTCAATAGCTACACCGCTGCCCCTTGCGGTTCATGTTAATGGCATTTATATTTCGCAGATGGCGGGGCTCAATGTGGCTGCTGCAGATCTGGAGCGGATGGAAATCCTAAAGGGGCCGCAAGGGGTACTTTCTGGGCGCAATGCAACCGGTGGAGCGCTCAATCTCTACACGGCCAAGCCGGTTTTGGGTGAGTTCACCTTCAAGCAGCAATTGACTTTCGCGGAGCGGGGCCAGCTTCTCTCCAAGACTATCGTCAATGTACCCCTGACGGAGGAATTGGCTGCGAAGATATCCTATCTCCATACCGATCGCGACAACGAAGGGATAAAGAACTCCGCCCCCGGTGGCGTCAAGTTCGGGGAAAAGACGGCCGATGCTTGGCGCCTTGATGTGCGCTGGAAGCCGTCGAACAACGTGACCGTAGATTATGGCTACGATACGGCACTCACCAAATCCTATGACACCTTTCCTCAATGTACTGCTCCTGGTTTGGTACCAGCACTGACCAATACGGTCACCGGCGGCAGCGATCCGCGTCTCGCAGCGTATGTGAAGGCATGCAGCCCCGAGAGACAAACATCGTTGTACTTCCCCTATTCGATTCCGAAAAATAGAAACAAGGCGGAGGGGCATACCCTGAATATCGAATGGGAAGTCAATCCGTCAATGACCTTCCGCTCCATTACCGGCTATCGCAAGGTCGATACCTCCAATGCCGTCGATTACACCGCTTATGCGAGCGGCGTGGACGTATTCGCCGGAACCGCGCCGTTCAAGGTGCTGGGATCGACGCAACTCGACGGGAAATACAATCCGTTTACCATTTTCAACGAATCGTGGTCGCAGGAATTCCAACTGCTCGGCGAAACCAGCCCCAATTTCAAATACACCACGGGCATCTATTATTCCCTTGACAAGGGTCATCAGAATGTCGGCCCTTCGGTGTTTTCCTACTATCCCAGGTTTGGTGACTTTTTAGTCGCGGCCTATGGCGCCCCGGCTTACTTGGCAGGCCTTGATAGCATCGCCCTGGAGAACCTGGGAATCTCATCCACCCACAACACGTCGGTTGCGCTCTTTGGCCAGATTTCCTGGCGCCCCGACATCCTGTCACGCAAGCTGGAAGTCGTGCCCGGTCTGCGTTACACCCAGGACCATCGCAAGGCCATCGGTTACAACGTTGGTCGGGGTGCGGCGACTGCCTTTGTGGTACCCGTATCACCGGGGGTGGCTACCCCGGCCTTCCCAGGGCCCCTGTTCGTTTCGCCGGATGCCTTTCGGGGCGCGGTCGGGGACCGGACTTTCTCCAAGTCCACACCGAGCCTGTCGCTTAACTACCACTGGGATGAAAGTCTGATGACTTATCTGAAGGTCGCCAAAGGCTACACCAGCGGCGGCTTCGACTCTCAGGCTGGGTCGGCGACGGTGTTCTCCACTGGCTACGATCCTGAAACCCTGACCTCGACAGAACTGGGCATGAAGGGTGAGTTCCTCAATCGCCGCCTGCGCACCAACTTGGCCGTATTCCAGAGCAAGTATGTGAATCAGCAGCAGGCCGTTCCTTCCTATCTGTCCGACGGCAGCCCGTTTTGGGTGATCCAGAACGTGGGTGGCTCCACCTACCACGGAGTGGAACTGGACATGATGGCGGCGGTGACGGATGGTTTGCGTTTTAATGCCAATATTGCCTGGCTGGACCATAAATTCACCAAGTTTAAGGACCTGACGACAGGCTTGGATGTGCATGCCTCGCGCAAACTGATCGTGCCCAAAATCGCCTATTCGGTCGGGATGGACTACCGCTTCCCGGAGATGGGCCTGCCCGGTACGCTGGACGCCAATCTTACGGTGTCCCATCGGGATGCGTCATCCACGCCCATCGACGTGACGGGAGCGTTGCCTCTGAGCGGCTTCATAACTCCGGCCTTTACCGTGTGGAGTGGACGTCTGGCCCTGTCCCGGATTAAGGTGGGGCCGGGTAGCAACGGCGACCTGACGGTGGCGCTGTGGGGCAAGAATCTGACTGACAAGAAGTACAGCGTTTTTACTTATCCCAATCAGACAGCCAACGCTGTTGCCACCTGGGGTGAGCCGCGTACCTATGGTATCGATCTAATCTACAACTACTGA
- a CDS encoding zinc-dependent alcohol dehydrogenase gives MKQLFITAVRDFDAQTMGTVEAREVPLPEPADDEIRIKVIYSSICGSDAHTLTGHLGEFEQMTRSMLPMPFGHELSGIIDKVGPKAAAYGYREGEKVIANYARYCYSCDQCRSGHENLCANVQFCMNGFAEYACFHVTQVFKLPEQQDLLTACLIEPLTIALGAAEQAGFSWGKSVAIMGAGGIGLMLVQLARLSGASDITVFDLVEEKRELARRLGADHVFDPRDEGVVEQAITAAGGKYNCVLEGTGAMSAAHLTLDLLARDGNGVYFAMYGKDPVLPVNLHSQFYWDQKHLHGMIMGAGMFPKAIRMSRRIDLGSLIQRVHPLSHYPRAIDDLFSRGFAKIVIKMDE, from the coding sequence ATGAAACAGCTATTCATTACTGCGGTTCGTGATTTCGACGCGCAAACGATGGGAACCGTCGAGGCTCGGGAGGTCCCCCTTCCCGAACCGGCCGATGACGAGATACGTATCAAGGTTATCTACTCGTCTATCTGCGGCTCGGATGCTCATACCCTAACGGGACATCTGGGGGAATTCGAACAAATGACCCGGTCCATGCTGCCGATGCCGTTCGGTCATGAGTTATCCGGCATTATCGACAAGGTCGGCCCCAAGGCTGCGGCTTACGGTTACCGCGAAGGTGAGAAGGTCATCGCCAACTATGCCAGGTACTGCTATAGCTGCGATCAATGCCGCAGCGGCCATGAAAATCTCTGCGCTAATGTGCAGTTCTGCATGAACGGCTTTGCCGAATATGCCTGTTTCCACGTGACCCAGGTTTTCAAGCTACCGGAACAACAAGACCTGTTGACCGCCTGCCTGATCGAACCCCTGACGATTGCCCTGGGCGCTGCCGAACAGGCGGGGTTTTCCTGGGGAAAGTCGGTGGCGATCATGGGTGCCGGAGGTATCGGTTTGATGCTGGTCCAGTTGGCGCGGCTATCCGGAGCATCCGACATCACAGTATTCGACCTCGTGGAGGAGAAGCGTGAACTGGCGCGACGTCTGGGTGCCGACCATGTGTTCGATCCGCGTGACGAAGGCGTGGTTGAGCAGGCGATTACCGCCGCAGGCGGCAAGTACAACTGCGTTCTGGAAGGCACGGGCGCGATGTCCGCCGCCCACTTGACCCTCGATCTGCTGGCCCGCGACGGTAATGGTGTGTACTTCGCCATGTATGGCAAGGACCCTGTTCTGCCCGTCAATCTGCACAGCCAGTTTTACTGGGACCAGAAGCACCTGCACGGCATGATCATGGGCGCAGGCATGTTTCCAAAGGCCATTCGGATGTCCCGCCGCATAGATCTTGGATCACTGATCCAGCGCGTCCATCCCTTGAGTCATTACCCACGGGCTATCGATGATCTTTTCTCCAGAGGGTTCGCGAAAATCGTGATCAAGATGGACGAGTGA
- a CDS encoding transketolase family protein, with the protein MGGFTFNITDIAAMMNAKDLVTKKMVQLVKENPKVCYINSDGTGKSGPLREMYDQYPNRVLDVGIAEMNLVTVAAGLAKKGYIPFGQTFGPFLCVRALDQIHNDLAYNDLPVRLIGTHGGLSSGYGPTHNTIVEFGVMNAIPNMTMIAPSDAAQCVKMLEASLTWPGPIYIRIPRGEEPEVYNADYDYVIGKAIEVREGSDVTLIATGTGVYNSLRAALTLQVEGLSVGVIDMHTIKPIDKDAIVRAAKKTGTLVTVEDHNILGGLGSIVADVLMEAGVPARLKKIGIPDEFISFGYPEEIYPHYGFDGTGIAKTVREFCR; encoded by the coding sequence ATGGGTGGATTCACATTCAATATTACCGACATTGCGGCCATGATGAACGCAAAGGACCTGGTGACGAAAAAAATGGTCCAGCTGGTAAAGGAAAATCCCAAGGTCTGTTACATCAATTCGGACGGAACTGGTAAATCGGGTCCCTTGCGCGAGATGTACGACCAATATCCGAACCGTGTGCTCGACGTGGGCATTGCCGAGATGAATCTGGTCACAGTGGCGGCTGGCCTGGCGAAAAAGGGCTACATCCCCTTCGGTCAAACCTTCGGCCCCTTCCTCTGCGTGCGCGCCCTGGACCAGATCCATAACGACCTGGCCTACAACGACCTGCCCGTGCGGCTCATCGGCACCCACGGCGGCTTGTCCTCCGGCTATGGTCCCACCCACAACACCATCGTGGAATTCGGGGTGATGAACGCCATCCCTAATATGACGATGATTGCGCCCAGCGATGCCGCGCAGTGCGTCAAGATGCTGGAGGCTTCACTCACTTGGCCGGGTCCCATCTATATCCGCATTCCACGCGGCGAGGAGCCCGAGGTCTACAACGCCGACTACGACTACGTGATCGGCAAGGCCATCGAAGTGCGGGAGGGCAGCGATGTCACCCTCATCGCCACTGGCACCGGGGTCTATAACAGCCTGCGGGCAGCGCTGACGTTGCAGGTGGAGGGGCTGAGCGTGGGTGTGATCGACATGCACACCATCAAACCCATCGACAAGGATGCCATCGTCCGTGCGGCGAAGAAGACCGGCACCCTCGTCACCGTGGAGGACCACAACATCCTGGGCGGCCTGGGCAGTATCGTCGCCGACGTACTCATGGAAGCGGGCGTGCCGGCGCGGCTGAAGAAGATCGGCATTCCCGACGAGTTCATCAGCTTTGGCTATCCGGAGGAGATCTACCCTCATTATGGTTTTGACGGCACTGGCATCGCAAAGACAGTGCGCGAGTTCTGTCGCTGA
- a CDS encoding transketolase — protein sequence MTKVHLEHVPDLIEKAGEIRKHLCRCARYAGNVHIGGPLSATDVTVALYYKYLGFDPDNTEDPNRNMFVLSKGHNGVLLYCIFCDMGMHEWDDLLHNYNKIGYRFGAHPNRKYVRGIEVSTGSLGHGLSWSVGFSHANRNEGIASRIYCLLGDGELEEGSNWEAIMYAASHSLDNIVAVVDNNQCSASFMAGENIKWNTMADCWRAFGWDVHEIDGTNMYEIDRTLAALPPVDLASPGKPICIIANTTKGQGVSYMTDRPYAWHIGGLDDEKLAETEVLIDRYTQEQKARS from the coding sequence GTGACAAAAGTCCATCTGGAACACGTTCCTGATTTGATAGAAAAGGCCGGCGAGATCCGAAAGCATCTCTGTCGATGCGCGCGTTACGCCGGTAATGTCCATATTGGTGGACCGCTTTCCGCCACGGATGTCACTGTGGCGCTGTACTACAAGTATCTAGGTTTTGATCCGGACAATACGGAAGACCCGAATCGCAACATGTTCGTGCTCAGCAAGGGGCACAACGGCGTCTTGCTCTACTGTATTTTTTGCGATATGGGGATGCACGAATGGGACGATCTGCTGCATAACTACAACAAGATCGGGTACCGCTTCGGTGCCCACCCCAACCGCAAATACGTGCGTGGCATTGAGGTGTCTACCGGCTCCCTGGGGCACGGACTCAGCTGGAGCGTCGGTTTTTCCCACGCCAATCGCAATGAAGGCATTGCCTCACGCATTTACTGCCTGCTCGGTGACGGCGAGCTTGAAGAAGGCTCCAACTGGGAAGCCATTATGTACGCGGCTTCGCATAGCCTGGACAACATCGTGGCCGTGGTGGACAACAACCAGTGCTCGGCCTCCTTCATGGCGGGTGAAAACATCAAGTGGAACACCATGGCCGACTGCTGGCGGGCTTTTGGCTGGGATGTCCACGAGATCGATGGTACCAACATGTACGAGATCGACCGCACTCTGGCCGCCCTGCCGCCGGTCGATCTGGCTAGCCCGGGCAAGCCGATCTGCATCATCGCCAATACCACCAAGGGCCAGGGCGTGTCGTACATGACGGATAGGCCTTATGCCTGGCACATCGGTGGGCTAGACGATGAAAAGCTCGCCGAAACCGAGGTGCTGATCGACCGTTACACCCAAGAACAGAAGGCGAGGAGCTGA
- a CDS encoding acyl-CoA dehydrogenase family protein, whose product MDFEFSEDEKKFLRDIEEFLKENHDPEVMDLHRENLAQLVDTPARREFMKKLAARGWLGITWPVAYGGQDGQGFYEYLLNEKLSSVGAPQLGKGTGVVGKTLIKVGSEKLKREFLSKILNAEIEFALGYTEPSAGSDSAAMKLKAERSGEGWILNGQKSFTTSAHFADWYWVGVRTDPDAPKHHGITLFLLPMNHPGLTIQPMYTIGGERTNAVFFDNVFIPDDYRVGELNKGFQYIAEALDIERFGMFTFSPIRGRTELLCDYVKTAKRDGKPLKDDPVARQKIAQLATECEVARVLGIRFVDAALNATKTPTAEASHYKLYSTEFSRRLADATMDIIGPGSQLTADNHGAPIEGRAPGSYVLTVLETIGGGTSEVQRNIIATRKLGLPKNF is encoded by the coding sequence ATGGACTTCGAATTCTCGGAAGACGAAAAGAAATTCCTTCGCGACATCGAGGAATTCCTGAAAGAAAACCACGACCCGGAAGTCATGGACCTGCATCGGGAGAATCTGGCGCAGCTGGTTGATACACCGGCCCGCAGGGAATTCATGAAAAAGCTCGCCGCCCGGGGCTGGTTGGGAATCACTTGGCCTGTAGCCTATGGGGGGCAGGATGGCCAGGGTTTCTACGAATACCTCCTGAACGAAAAGCTTTCCTCGGTGGGTGCCCCTCAATTGGGCAAAGGCACCGGTGTCGTCGGAAAGACGCTGATCAAGGTCGGATCGGAAAAACTGAAGCGCGAATTCCTGTCCAAGATACTCAATGCGGAAATCGAATTCGCCCTCGGTTACACAGAGCCATCCGCAGGATCGGATTCAGCCGCCATGAAGCTCAAGGCTGAACGCAGCGGGGAAGGCTGGATTCTGAACGGGCAGAAGTCGTTCACCACGTCGGCACACTTCGCCGACTGGTACTGGGTCGGCGTGCGCACCGATCCCGATGCCCCGAAGCATCACGGCATCACACTGTTCCTGTTGCCCATGAATCATCCGGGACTGACCATCCAGCCGATGTATACCATTGGTGGAGAACGCACCAACGCTGTCTTTTTCGACAATGTTTTCATACCTGACGACTATCGCGTCGGCGAACTCAACAAGGGCTTCCAGTACATTGCCGAAGCGCTGGATATCGAGCGGTTCGGCATGTTCACCTTCTCGCCAATCAGGGGACGCACCGAACTACTCTGCGATTACGTCAAGACAGCAAAGCGCGACGGAAAGCCACTCAAGGACGATCCGGTCGCTCGCCAGAAAATAGCGCAACTGGCCACCGAGTGCGAGGTGGCCCGCGTACTGGGGATACGGTTCGTGGATGCAGCACTCAATGCGACCAAGACCCCGACGGCAGAAGCATCGCACTACAAGCTTTACTCCACGGAATTTTCGCGCCGTCTTGCCGATGCCACCATGGACATCATCGGTCCCGGAAGCCAACTGACCGCCGACAACCATGGCGCCCCCATTGAAGGACGAGCCCCGGGTAGCTACGTGCTGACGGTCCTTGAAACCATCGGCGGCGGCACCTCCGAGGTTCAACGCAACATCATCGCCACGCGCAAGCTCGGCTTGCCGAAAAACTTCTAG
- a CDS encoding TIGR03617 family F420-dependent LLM class oxidoreductase has product MKIYTTAPLEDPRKARTLYKELEDIGYDGGFSFEAKHDPFLALAVAAEHTTTLRLGTAIAIAFARNPMNLANLGYDMQSISGGRFVLGLGSQVKPHIEKRFSSTWSHPAERMREIVLAIKAIWNCWEGKGPLDFKGRFYTHTIMIPAFNPGPNPYGPPPIFTGGFGPLMTAVAGEAADGFISHPFNTRRSLLENTLPALQQGLTKSGRQRSDIEVMSATLVVTADTEEKLAASKLAARKQLAFYGSTPAYLPTLACHGWEGVHQELNRLSKEGRWDDMTDLIDDTILNEIAVVGERHEIAGKLRARLDGIADSVSITHNRCPDPGHWADVVRDLKKSA; this is encoded by the coding sequence ATGAAAATCTACACCACCGCCCCCCTGGAAGACCCCCGCAAGGCCCGCACCCTCTACAAGGAGCTGGAGGATATCGGCTACGACGGGGGCTTTTCCTTCGAAGCCAAGCACGACCCTTTCCTGGCCCTGGCCGTGGCCGCCGAGCACACCACCACCCTGCGTCTGGGCACGGCCATCGCCATCGCCTTCGCCCGCAACCCCATGAACCTGGCCAACCTGGGCTACGACATGCAGTCCATCAGCGGCGGCCGATTTGTGCTGGGCCTGGGCTCCCAGGTCAAGCCCCACATCGAGAAGCGCTTCAGCTCCACCTGGTCTCATCCGGCCGAGCGGATGCGGGAAATCGTACTGGCCATCAAGGCCATCTGGAACTGCTGGGAAGGCAAGGGTCCGCTTGATTTCAAGGGCCGCTTCTACACCCACACGATCATGATTCCGGCCTTCAATCCGGGGCCCAATCCCTATGGCCCGCCGCCGATCTTCACTGGTGGCTTCGGCCCCCTGATGACTGCGGTCGCCGGCGAAGCGGCCGACGGTTTCATCTCTCACCCCTTCAACACCCGCCGCTCCCTGCTGGAAAACACTCTGCCCGCGCTGCAACAGGGCCTGACCAAGTCTGGCCGCCAGCGTAGTGATATCGAGGTGATGAGCGCCACCCTGGTGGTGACCGCCGACACGGAGGAAAAGCTTGCCGCCTCCAAACTGGCAGCCCGCAAGCAACTGGCCTTCTACGGCTCCACCCCGGCCTATCTGCCGACCCTGGCCTGCCATGGCTGGGAGGGCGTCCATCAGGAGCTCAATCGACTGTCCAAGGAAGGCCGCTGGGATGACATGACCGATCTGATCGACGACACCATCCTCAATGAAATCGCCGTCGTCGGGGAGCGCCACGAAATCGCCGGCAAGCTACGCGCCCGTCTGGACGGCATCGCCGACAGCGTCAGCATCACCCACAATCGTTGCCCGGACCCGGGCCATTGGGCCGACGTGGTGCGGGACCTGAAGAAATCCGCCTGA
- a CDS encoding DUF1214 domain-containing protein: MSDANHETTLRQAWADFCDELKRAGDIPFGPTVPPHVNDRSAGFEVLARNISLALNFQHDYADPLYPELIHYFDPVRKQGGDNTDAVYVGATINGTDTYRISGNRGSARYFAVTSVEQGQTPWGGKVAQTLFADDLQVDADGRFELMIGPARPDGYTGNWLRTTPETFRVTFRQFFADWESERPMKARIDRLTGDMSPPSPPTPERLAKQLLASAKWVNESIEFWIYMINMWKAIPNTFRSYKQLADQAIDATPGGEPMVAYWQLPTDEALIIRVRPPRCQYWAVEFGNFWWTTMDYRYRLSNTNCHYAQMEDDGELIVVIAHEDPGLPNWLDPSGYAEGYVCHRWMLADSCPVPQATQVKASELFEHLPASVKRITPEERREQLAARRRGVINRFGNL; the protein is encoded by the coding sequence ATGAGCGATGCCAACCACGAAACCACGCTGCGCCAGGCCTGGGCGGATTTTTGCGACGAACTGAAGCGGGCCGGGGACATCCCCTTCGGTCCCACGGTGCCGCCCCATGTCAATGACCGCAGCGCCGGTTTCGAGGTCCTGGCTCGCAACATCTCCCTGGCCCTGAACTTCCAGCATGACTACGCCGATCCCTTGTACCCGGAACTGATCCACTATTTCGACCCGGTACGCAAGCAGGGCGGCGACAACACCGACGCGGTCTATGTGGGCGCGACGATCAATGGCACGGACACCTACCGCATCAGCGGCAATCGGGGCAGCGCCCGCTACTTTGCCGTCACCTCGGTGGAACAAGGCCAGACCCCCTGGGGAGGCAAGGTGGCCCAGACCCTCTTCGCCGACGACCTCCAGGTGGATGCCGACGGTCGTTTCGAGTTGATGATCGGCCCGGCCCGGCCCGATGGCTACACCGGCAATTGGCTGCGCACCACGCCGGAGACTTTCCGCGTCACCTTCCGCCAGTTCTTCGCCGACTGGGAAAGCGAACGCCCCATGAAGGCCCGCATCGACCGCCTCACCGGCGACATGAGCCCGCCCTCGCCGCCAACGCCAGAACGCCTCGCCAAACAACTGCTGGCCTCGGCGAAATGGGTCAATGAATCCATCGAGTTCTGGATCTACATGATCAACATGTGGAAGGCCATCCCCAACACCTTCCGCTCCTACAAGCAGCTGGCCGACCAGGCCATCGACGCCACCCCCGGCGGCGAGCCCATGGTCGCCTACTGGCAACTGCCGACGGACGAGGCTCTGATCATCCGGGTACGCCCCCCCCGCTGCCAATATTGGGCGGTGGAGTTCGGCAACTTCTGGTGGACCACCATGGACTACCGCTACCGGCTGTCCAACACCAATTGCCATTACGCCCAGATGGAAGACGACGGCGAACTGATCGTGGTCATCGCCCACGAGGACCCGGGCCTGCCCAACTGGCTGGACCCCTCCGGCTATGCCGAAGGCTATGTCTGCCACCGCTGGATGCTGGCCGACAGTTGTCCGGTTCCCCAGGCCACCCAGGTCAAGGCTTCGGAATTGTTCGAACACCTGCCGGCCAGCGTGAAGCGCATCACCCCGGAAGAACGCCGGGAGCAACTGGCGGCTCGACGCCGGGGCGTGATCAACCGCTTCGGCAATCTCTGA